A region of Streptomyces sp. R44 DNA encodes the following proteins:
- a CDS encoding IS110 family transposase, producing MIDIGDIDVFLGLDVGKGEHHATAVTPAGKKAFDKRLPNTEPRLRELFAKLQAKHGTGLVVVDQPASIGALPLAVARDMGCPVAYLPGLTMRRIADLYAGEAKTDAKDAFIITDAARAMPHTLRAIDGEDETVAELEMIVGFDDDLAGEATRVANRLHGLLTQIHPSLERVLGPRLQHPAVLALLERFGSPAQIRKAGRRRLVTLLRPKAPRMAERLVEEIFAALDEQTVTVPGTDAASLIVPSLASSLTAVLDQRKLLAGRIEELLEAHPLSKVLISMPGVGVRTGARILIEVGDGSTFPTAGHLAAYAGLAPATRSSGSSIRGEQPSRRGNKQLKRAFFLSAFAALGDPASRAYYDKKIAQGKHHTQALLCLARRRADVLFAMLRDGTFYESRPTAVA from the coding sequence GTGATCGACATCGGCGACATCGACGTATTCCTCGGCCTGGACGTCGGCAAGGGCGAACACCACGCCACCGCCGTCACCCCGGCCGGGAAGAAGGCGTTCGACAAGCGGCTGCCCAACACCGAACCCAGGCTCCGCGAGCTGTTCGCGAAACTCCAGGCCAAGCACGGAACGGGGCTGGTCGTGGTCGACCAGCCGGCCTCGATCGGGGCCCTGCCGCTGGCGGTCGCGAGGGACATGGGCTGCCCTGTCGCCTACTTGCCCGGCCTGACGATGCGGCGAATCGCCGACCTCTACGCAGGCGAGGCCAAGACCGACGCGAAGGACGCGTTCATCATCACCGACGCCGCCCGAGCGATGCCCCACACCCTGCGGGCCATCGACGGCGAGGACGAGACAGTCGCCGAGCTGGAGATGATCGTCGGCTTCGACGACGACCTGGCCGGCGAGGCAACCCGGGTCGCCAACCGGCTGCACGGCCTGCTCACCCAGATCCATCCGTCGCTGGAACGGGTCCTGGGGCCGCGGTTGCAGCACCCAGCCGTCCTCGCCCTGCTGGAGCGGTTCGGCTCACCCGCCCAGATCCGCAAGGCGGGCAGGCGCCGACTGGTCACGTTGTTACGGCCGAAGGCGCCGCGGATGGCCGAGCGGCTGGTTGAAGAGATCTTCGCGGCCCTGGACGAGCAGACCGTCACCGTTCCCGGCACGGACGCGGCCTCACTGATCGTCCCGAGCCTGGCCAGCTCACTGACGGCCGTCCTGGACCAGCGCAAACTACTGGCCGGGCGAATCGAGGAACTGCTGGAGGCACACCCTCTTTCGAAGGTCCTGATCTCGATGCCGGGAGTCGGCGTCAGGACCGGAGCCAGGATCCTGATCGAGGTCGGCGACGGCAGCACCTTCCCGACCGCCGGCCACCTCGCCGCCTACGCCGGTCTTGCCCCGGCAACCCGCAGTTCGGGGTCGTCGATCCGCGGCGAACAGCCGTCCCGAAGGGGAAACAAGCAGCTCAAACGGGCCTTCTTCCTCTCCGCGTTCGCTGCCTTGGGCGACCCGGCGTCGCGGGCCTACTACGACAAGAAGATCGCCCAGGGAAAGCACCACACCCAGGCCCTGCTCTGCCTCGCCCGACGCCGGGCCGACGTCCTCTTCGCAATGCTCCGCGACGGAACCTTCTACGAGTCCCGGCCTACCGCAGTGGCATGA
- a CDS encoding exonuclease domain-containing protein: MEHGSALLNVIDVEATCWEGQPPPGAVSEIIEIGLTVVDLTARRREGRHRILVRPERSEVSGFCTELTGLTPAEVVGGVGFVEACRILADVHDARSRPWASWGDYDRKQFERQCRAARAPYPFGRPAEQGHTNAKAVFTEAYGLRKRPGMARALQLAGLPLEGRHHRGEDDAWNIAALVLDLVERGAWTAWGLSLSSTPS, encoded by the coding sequence ATGGAACACGGATCCGCCCTTTTGAACGTCATTGACGTCGAGGCCACCTGCTGGGAGGGGCAGCCGCCACCCGGCGCGGTGAGCGAGATTATCGAGATCGGGCTCACCGTCGTGGATCTGACGGCCCGACGGCGCGAGGGACGGCACCGGATCCTCGTGCGGCCCGAGCGCTCGGAGGTGAGCGGTTTTTGCACCGAGCTGACCGGGCTCACCCCGGCCGAGGTCGTCGGCGGCGTTGGCTTCGTCGAGGCGTGCCGCATACTTGCCGACGTCCATGACGCGCGCAGCCGCCCCTGGGCGAGCTGGGGAGACTACGACCGCAAACAGTTCGAAAGGCAGTGCCGGGCGGCCCGCGCGCCCTATCCGTTCGGGCGGCCGGCCGAGCAGGGGCACACCAACGCCAAGGCCGTGTTCACCGAGGCGTACGGCCTGCGTAAGCGGCCCGGCATGGCACGTGCCCTGCAGCTCGCGGGGCTGCCGCTGGAGGGCCGCCACCACCGGGGCGAGGACGACGCGTGGAACATCGCCGCCCTCGTCCTGGACCTTGTAGAGCGCGGGGCCTGGACGGCCTGGGGGTTGAGCTTGTCGTCGACACCGTCGTAA
- a CDS encoding quinone oxidoreductase — MRAIQVSEVGGPEVLRLVDIDQPMPGPGQAVVEVAASGVNFLDVYHRQGRYTLPLPFTPGTEGAGTVLEVGPGVTHVAVGDRVGWVEIPGTYAEQAVVDSSRLVPLPDGVDFEAAAAVLLQGMTAHYLVKDAYPVQPGDTVLVHAAAGGMGLVLTQLITHLGGRVIGTTSTPEKAQLARRAGAAEVILYSAVDDLAAEVKRLHGGQGLPVVFDGVGRDTFDASLASLRTRGHLVLFGAASGAVPPFDPIRLAHGGSLTLIRPSLGDFIADRSELLRRAADVLELVRTKVLETSVTARYPLAEVAQAHRDLEARRTTGKLLVIP, encoded by the coding sequence ATGCGAGCGATACAGGTTTCCGAAGTGGGCGGTCCCGAGGTGCTGCGACTGGTCGACATTGATCAACCGATGCCGGGCCCGGGCCAGGCGGTCGTGGAGGTCGCCGCGTCCGGCGTCAACTTCCTCGACGTATACCACCGCCAGGGCCGGTACACCCTCCCGCTGCCCTTCACCCCGGGCACTGAGGGCGCGGGCACGGTCCTCGAGGTTGGACCCGGCGTCACCCACGTCGCTGTGGGAGACCGGGTCGGCTGGGTGGAGATTCCCGGCACCTATGCCGAGCAGGCAGTCGTGGACTCCTCCCGGCTCGTGCCCCTGCCCGACGGCGTCGACTTCGAGGCCGCCGCCGCCGTGCTGCTGCAGGGCATGACGGCGCACTACCTCGTCAAGGACGCCTACCCGGTCCAGCCAGGCGACACGGTGCTCGTGCACGCTGCTGCCGGCGGCATGGGGCTTGTGCTGACCCAGCTCATCACCCACCTCGGCGGCAGAGTGATCGGCACAACCTCGACACCGGAGAAAGCCCAGCTGGCGCGGCGCGCCGGGGCCGCCGAGGTGATCCTCTACTCCGCAGTGGACGATCTCGCCGCCGAGGTGAAGCGGCTCCATGGCGGCCAGGGCCTGCCTGTCGTCTTCGACGGCGTCGGCAGGGACACCTTCGATGCGAGCCTCGCCAGCCTGCGAACCCGCGGCCACCTGGTGCTCTTCGGCGCCGCGAGTGGTGCAGTGCCGCCCTTCGACCCCATCCGGCTCGCCCACGGCGGTTCGCTGACCCTGATCCGGCCAAGCCTCGGGGACTTCATCGCCGATCGGTCCGAGCTGCTCCGGCGCGCCGCCGACGTGCTCGAATTGGTGCGCACCAAGGTCCTTGAGACCAGCGTGACGGCCCGCTACCCGCTCGCCGAGGTCGCCCAAGCTCACCGCGATCTGGAGGCCCGGCGTACCACCGGCAAGCTACTCGTCATCCCCTAG
- a CDS encoding PQQ-binding-like beta-propeller repeat protein, giving the protein MADLVRSRLSSTERGRGALAGLVAAPEDPGARQAAVEALQAEIDADPDLRQQLQIHLSNSRSQNTGSVLIAGSTISRSQISLGPITVNNTRSGRLVLVLAGALVLSLLALLAYGGVRVLSSGGALGGTVPGGTGAPSATVGSAGGSGTTVGQRLWAFPFEAGDAQLAFADGVVYIASDSVQYVDRSHLRAVNATTGQMVWSTGLDGISLSTPVVSDGAVYVRSSDSQLGLDGRLYALDAGSGRTLWNVPAPGFSFTGLTVGSGTAYAGSFTMRDGLREDFLFAFDAATGQVRWRFPVDESVQAPVVSEGTVYFRVVSGSVYAVDIATRQQRWVFQTSTDSPVPPLGPV; this is encoded by the coding sequence GTGGCCGATCTGGTGCGCAGCCGTTTGTCCTCCACGGAGCGCGGCCGGGGGGCGTTAGCCGGTCTGGTCGCAGCGCCTGAGGATCCTGGTGCGCGACAGGCCGCAGTGGAAGCTCTGCAGGCGGAGATCGATGCTGATCCCGACTTGCGTCAGCAGCTGCAGATTCATCTCAGTAACTCCCGGTCGCAGAATACTGGCAGTGTTTTGATCGCAGGGAGCACGATTTCCCGCAGTCAGATCTCGCTCGGTCCTATCACGGTGAACAACACCCGCTCCGGTCGACTGGTCCTGGTCTTGGCCGGAGCCCTGGTCCTCTCGCTCCTGGCGCTGCTGGCGTACGGCGGGGTGCGCGTTCTCTCGTCCGGGGGCGCACTCGGCGGTACCGTCCCGGGTGGGACGGGGGCTCCATCAGCCACAGTCGGCAGCGCTGGAGGTTCCGGGACTACTGTGGGCCAGCGGCTCTGGGCGTTCCCCTTCGAAGCAGGGGATGCGCAGCTGGCCTTCGCCGACGGGGTCGTGTACATCGCCAGCGACAGCGTTCAGTATGTGGACCGCTCGCATCTGCGCGCGGTGAATGCCACAACTGGGCAGATGGTCTGGAGCACCGGCCTCGATGGAATCAGTCTTTCCACTCCAGTGGTTTCGGACGGCGCCGTGTACGTACGGTCGAGCGACTCCCAGCTTGGCCTCGACGGTCGTTTGTACGCGCTCGATGCCGGATCAGGCCGGACCCTCTGGAACGTGCCCGCCCCGGGCTTCTCCTTCACCGGGCTCACGGTCGGCAGCGGAACCGCGTATGCGGGCAGCTTCACTATGCGCGACGGTCTGCGCGAGGACTTCTTGTTTGCGTTCGATGCCGCGACAGGGCAGGTACGGTGGAGGTTCCCCGTCGACGAGTCGGTCCAGGCACCTGTGGTCTCCGAGGGCACCGTGTACTTCCGAGTCGTCAGCGGATCCGTCTATGCGGTCGACATTGCGACACGCCAACAACGATGGGTATTCCAGACGTCCACCGACTCACCCGTCCCGCCGCTAGGGCCTGTGTGA